From Bacteroidota bacterium:
AGAGGATTAAAACTTATTGCGGATGAATTAAAAGATTACCCAGAGATAGAGTTCAAATGGTCGGAACCGGGGTTACACTTTCAAGTACAATTTATTAAGAAGGATTTCAAGAAGCAGCAAGAGTTGCAGCAAGAGTTACAGCAAGAGTTACAGCAAGAGCTACAGCAAGAGCTACAGCAAGAGCTGCAGCAAGAGCTGCAGCAAGAGTTGAAAGAGCAGAGTCTGTACAGTAAGGTGTTGCTTGCTATTGATTATGGACCGCTATCCAAAAAAGAAATATCACTGAAAATGGAACAAAAAGCCATATCAGGACAGCTCAACACAGTGATTTCGAAATTGCTCCACGACAAACTCATTGCATGGACAGTTCCGAAAAGACCTAAAAGCTCAAAACAGCAATATTATATAACAGAAAAAGGGAAAGCATTTCTATCATTAATAAGGCAAAAACAATGACAGATAAGTGGTTCATACAAGACATAGAACATCAGATAAAGAAACGGAAAAGGACCGTGCTGGTTGATCCTTCCGGCCAATGTAGTTTCCTCCTGCCATTATTGAATGATAAAGAATACAAGATACTCAGCACAGACAGCAGCCTTACTGAACAATGGCAAACAGTAAAGGAAGAACTTTTCCTCAGACAGGAAGCAGAGAAACACCATAAAGATGCTCCGGTTATTTTTTATGTCACAAGGCCCAGGGAGCAGATGAGTTTCCTGCTGGATTATTGTTACACCCATGGTTGCCTTGATTTGACAAACATGGTGGAATGGTTGAAAAAGAAGCTTTTCGCATCAACAGGATTACAGATCCAGATGGAGAACCCATTACTACTTACAGCGGCAAAACTAGGTATAGGAAAAGATTTAGGCTGGTGGAAGAAAATCCTGCAAAATCTTGAGGAATTGATCAGCATTGAAGATGAATTGTTACCCTTCCTGCATGATCCGGAAAGCTATCTGAACAATAAAGATGAAGATATCCGCAGGTTATTTGAGGAAAAATTATTTGAACTGACAGGAATGCCTTATATATCCAAGCCACCGAAAACACTTGCCAATGAAGTTGTTAAACGGCTTTTCGACGGTCTTGCATACAACGATGTACCTGCATCCTTACTTCAGCTTTATTACCGGTGGATCGACAGTGAAACTTACAGAAGCTCCTTGCATGAATATATTGATAAATATAGCCTTGATGCAAATGCCAGTCCCTGGACTGCCCATCAGGATCATTGTTTTATTTCGCTGGATAAAAAAGCGCTGGAACAGCTTACAGCCAATTTACATGACAAAAGATATATATCCGACAGGATAAAGAAGATTCTGAGCAGGGTAACAAGCAAAAAGGTAAATCACCTGGTTCCTGGCTGGTGGAATGATGTTATAACCCTTCTTAATTTTGACACAGGAGCATTATCAACATGTACAGATTTCAGCAAGATTGTGAATTTTTATACAGGACATTTTTATGCGGTCGACAGGGCCATGCGAAATCTGTATTGTGCCTTTTTACAGGATGAGTCTGTAATTCGACCCTTGCAACAGTATTATGATAATCTCAATCTTGAATTACTGCAACAATGGTATTCCTGTTCCACTGAATACAAACCCGATCAGGCGGGTTATTTGGTTAAGCTGTTGAAGAATTCCCAACCCGGTATAGCTGTGATTGTTGGGGATGGATTAAGGTATGAGATTGCTGAAATGGTCGCTGTTTCCTTAGAAAACAAGGCAAGTATTGAAAAAAAGATTATGCTTGCGGATATGCCATCCGAAACAGAACATAACATGAGTGCAATTTATGACGGTGAAAAAGTTTTCCCTTTACATAAAGACAGGGAGAAAAGCTTAAAAGAAAAGACCGGTAAGGAAATTACATTCATGAATCTGGAAGCGCTTCACTACGGTGTAAAAGCAGATTATCTTGTGCTGACCTACAAGGACATTGACAGTGCAGGTGAAAAATTACAACAGGGGGCTATCAAGTTATTTAAAGAGTTTGAGTACGTCTTGTCAGAAAAAATCAGCTTGTTGTTGAATATGGGTTATCATGAAGTTCACCTTATAACGGATCATGGCTTTGTACTGACCGGTTTGCTGGATGAAGCAGACAAGATAGAACCCAATGCCAAAGGCAAAAAGGAAGTGCATGAAAGATATATACGCACTGTTGAGCGCCAGGAAAATGAAGATTGGCTTGAGTTTAAATCTCCCCATGGGGATTATGGATATGTTTATGCTTCAAAGAATTACAGGCCGTTCAAGTCAAAAGGTGTGTACGGTTATTCACATGGAGGATTTACTCCGCAGGAGATCATCCTGCCTGATTTTACTTTTTCGAAGGAAAAAGATACCATACCAGGATTAAGCGTGAAGATAAGCAACAAGGAAGAACTGGCAGAGATAACAGGAGATGTGTTTGGCATAAAACTGCAGG
This genomic window contains:
- a CDS encoding ATP-dependent DNA helicase, with the translated sequence RGLKLIADELKDYPEIEFKWSEPGLHFQVQFIKKDFKKQQELQQELQQELQQELQQELQQELQQELQQELKEQSLYSKVLLAIDYGPLSKKEISLKMEQKAISGQLNTVISKLLHDKLIAWTVPKRPKSSKQQYYITEKGKAFLSLIRQKQ
- a CDS encoding PglZ domain-containing protein translates to MTDKWFIQDIEHQIKKRKRTVLVDPSGQCSFLLPLLNDKEYKILSTDSSLTEQWQTVKEELFLRQEAEKHHKDAPVIFYVTRPREQMSFLLDYCYTHGCLDLTNMVEWLKKKLFASTGLQIQMENPLLLTAAKLGIGKDLGWWKKILQNLEELISIEDELLPFLHDPESYLNNKDEDIRRLFEEKLFELTGMPYISKPPKTLANEVVKRLFDGLAYNDVPASLLQLYYRWIDSETYRSSLHEYIDKYSLDANASPWTAHQDHCFISLDKKALEQLTANLHDKRYISDRIKKILSRVTSKKVNHLVPGWWNDVITLLNFDTGALSTCTDFSKIVNFYTGHFYAVDRAMRNLYCAFLQDESVIRPLQQYYDNLNLELLQQWYSCSTEYKPDQAGYLVKLLKNSQPGIAVIVGDGLRYEIAEMVAVSLENKASIEKKIMLADMPSETEHNMSAIYDGEKVFPLHKDREKSLKEKTGKEITFMNLEALHYGVKADYLVLTYKDIDSAGEKLQQGAIKLFKEFEYVLSEKISLLLNMGYHEVHLITDHGFVLTGLLDEADKIEPNAKGKKEVHERYIRTVERQENEDWLEFKSPHGDYGYVYASKNYRPFKSKGVYGYSHGGFTPQEIILPDFTFSKEKDTIPGLSVKISNKEELAEITGDVFGIKLQGAAGKSDLFASSRKVQILLYSGNTNYGSSSIINMEAGKTESLEFSFKGHTEVQAVVVDASTQEQLDLAIIKQSNLRDLGGL